The Erpetoichthys calabaricus chromosome 13, fErpCal1.3, whole genome shotgun sequence genome has a window encoding:
- the scxa gene encoding basic helix-loop-helix transcription factor scleraxis, with product MFEIHCFPVFLPLVYSQFSITVYRHSYVKSTKKAFFFLVFLIGELFTNMSYAMLRSAHSRFLYSEINMMSEDEENGSESSGSDDKSFHMDASGYELKVGSKRKSGSRRDSQHMSGDIRQRSAANARERDRTNSVNTAFTALRTLIPTEPADRKLSKIETLRLASSYISHLGNVLLVGEACGDGQPCHTTTSFYHHSSPGRDSENSQPKQICTFCLSNQRKMTKDRDRKTALRS from the exons ATGTTTGAAATACACTGCTTCCCAGTATTTTTGCCTTTAGTATATTCTCAGTTTAGCATTACAGTATATAGGCATTCATATGTAAAATCTACCAAAAaggcttttttctttcttgttttcttgATAGGGGAACTTTTTACAAACATGTCCTATGCTATGCTTCGTTCAGCTCACAGCAGGTTTCTCTATTCTGAGATTAACATGATGTCAGAGGATGAGGAGAATGGTAGCGAAAGCTCAGGTTCTGATGACAAATCTTTTCACATGGATGCATCGGGATACGAGCTGAAAGTTGGAAGTAAGAGGAAGTCCGGGAGTCGGAGAGATTCTCAGCATATGTCAGGTGACATACGACAAAGGAGTGCAGCAAATGCACGTGAACGAGACCGTACAAATAGTGTCAACACTGCATTCACAGCACTAAGGACTCTTATTCCCACAGAGCCAGCTGACCGTAAGCTCTCAAAGATTGAAACATTGCGTTTGGCTTCCAGTTACATCTCCCACCTAGGAAACGTGTTACTGGTTGGAGAAGCATGTGGAGATGGGCAACCCTGCCACACCACCACCTCCTTTTATCATCACAGTAGTCCTGGAAGAGACAGTGAGAACTCACAGCCGAAACAGATCTGCACCTTCTGTCTCAGCAACCAGAGAAAGATG aCTAAAGACCGTGACAGAAAAACAGCCCTAAGAAGTTAA